CTATGAGTCTTAGATCATCAGTACAACTCCGATAACACATTGTATACTACTATTAATTTTCCGAGAGTTAAGCAGATTTACGATTTGAGAAAACGCTTAAATAATGCATGTCAGTAGTTATATCAGGGCTATGGAAGCAAAGATGATCATCACTTGGAGCTTGGTTGTGCTGCTGGGGAAGAAAATTCTCAGACTTTGTGATCTTCTTTTCATTGAGCGAATCGACTTCTGTCTCGACTTCTGATTCCACCACTTGTTTCCTTTTTGATCGAGCTCGTCTGTTCTGGAACCAATTATACACATTTGTTTCAGAGATTTGACCATGCTGGCTTAGTTGAGAAGTTATCTCTTTGATCTTCTGCTTGCTTGGAGTTCCATTTCCTTGATCAAATATCTGTTCCAGAAATTGAAGCTGTGAAGGTGTCGGAGTCCATCTCTGTCTAGCCGTAATCCTCGGACCACTAGATGTAATCATCGAGTCACAATACATCCCTCCTGCCAGCCAAAGTAAAAGCAATATCTAGCTCTATCAATACCCTTAGAACAAAAAAACCTTCATTTTTAAGAACAATGGAAATCATCAAATCAAGTCTAAACCCAGAACAATTTCTCACAATGTAAACTAAAATTAGTCTCTGAAATCACCTATAACTAAGTTAAATTTCCCATAAATGATGCCTAATTAGTTAATTACCTGCAAGATCTTGTTGAGCAGTTAGGGTTTTATGCATCTCGACGAGTTGCTCACAAATGGTGGAGTAAACAGCAATCTGCTTCCTCAAAGTCTCTAACTGTTCATCAGTCATTACTTTCACATACATAAATCCTCCTCCATTAGCATTCTCTCTTTCATCTTGAAATTCCATCATTCAATTATACAATTCTCACTCACTCTCTGCTATGAATTGGGTTTTTGTCGAATGAAAAAAACCCCGCTTCGTGTTGCTGTCAGTTGAAACGAGATAAAGGTGGAATTTAGAAggaaaaggtatacttacagagtGACTAACAGAACGGAGAGAGTAGCTAAATAAATTGGATTATGGGCATTTTTTGAGTGTGATTATTTTTCCCACGGCGCACGTTAGTGGTTAGCGCATGTTTCGTGCGCGGCTTCCTTTTTTTTGTCAATTATCCGACAATCACTCCACCAACTTTCACGGGTCCCAAACCTTTTCTTGTCTTTGTATGCATGTCACTCTCTTTTGAAAAATAGTTTCATGTTCTCCCTAATGGAATATTTTAATTATCTATTCGTTCTGGGTATCGAGCAAGTTCCGACCTCTTTAAGCATtttcaaaagattttttttttaaataaaaatatactcCATTTAAATTGTTTAGAGTAATATGAACATATTTAATATACCAAACAAatacgtttttattttttgtcaattaATTATTTATTGTGTGTTTAGAACGTATTTCGTCTTATTTTAAATATTCTTAAAAAATCGaattcttattaaaaatgatataaAATATACTTTTCTAAATTATCTAAATAAGACGGAAGACGTTCATGACACACAACTAACCCAATTTTAAATTTTGTTGAATGTACAATACTATTTACTGAACACTCCATTTGGAAATCTAGCATTTGAATGATGAATTtcttattcttatttttattttgagGTCAATTTAAAAATTTTAGTAGCAATTGTATTTTAAAATATTTGCATGTGAAATTAAATAAATTATATCTGTAACACGCACACACGTCATAATGGAAACGAATGTTATGGGAGTGAGTGAGTGTGCTAAGGTCAGAGTGACATAACATGGTAGCAGCCTGGTTTTCTGACATTGTCCCTCTGACTCAAGTAGTTTTTGTCTGTCCACTTTCATTTTCGCCAGCTCAGCTCGTCACAATGGGCTTGATTGGGCCCATCAACATTTCTCAGCCCATTAAACTCGATTTGGGCCTCAAGGTAATAACTAACAGGT
The window above is part of the Rutidosis leptorrhynchoides isolate AG116_Rl617_1_P2 unplaced genomic scaffold, CSIRO_AGI_Rlap_v1 contig526, whole genome shotgun sequence genome. Proteins encoded here:
- the LOC139884268 gene encoding WUSCHEL-related homeobox 13, with the protein product MYVKVMTDEQLETLRKQIAVYSTICEQLVEMHKTLTAQQDLAGGMYCDSMITSSGPRITARQRWTPTPSQLQFLEQIFDQGNGTPSKQKIKEITSQLSQHGQISETNVYNWFQNRRARSKRKQVVESEVETEVDSLNEKKITKSENFLPQQHNQAPSDDHLCFHSPDITTDMHYLREDPLSGKLGVDESYNLYDQADDYGMAG